The Dongia rigui genome includes the window ACTGGCGCCCAATTTAGAACCTAATGCGGGTCGTGGCCTGCCGGACCGTCCGGCTGCGGTGGCGTCTTGCGGAAAAAGATACAGGGATGGTGCCTTCGGATTCCCCCAGCGATCTGCCGCCCCCCGCGGCGGATACCGCCGCGCAGGCGACGGCTGAGGTCGCGTTACCCCTGCGACCGCGCCGGCGGCGGTTCGCGCGATTCATGCTGCGATTGACCCTGCTCCTCATCATCGCCGCCACCCTTGCCACCTTTTTTCGCCTGGAATTGGTCAATCGCGCCGGACCCTGGCTGCTGGCGCGCGAGCTGGACGTGCCGGTTGAGCTCGGCGTTGCCCGGTTCGACTGGAACCAATCGCATATCGACCGCCTGATCCTCGGCAGCCAGCGCGACATCGTGGTCGAGGATGTGACGCTCACCTACGATCCCTTAAGCGCGCGCCTGCAATCGGTAGAGATCGGCCGCGTCGCCCTCCTTGCACGCTACGACCCGGGGAAGGGGCCGGGCATCAGCTTGGGCGATCTTGACCCGCTGGTCGAAAGGCTGCGCGCGATGGCAAGCGCACCCGGCGATCCGGATGCAGCCAGCGCACCACTGCCCGATATGCTGGTGAAATCTTTCGAGATCGGCCTCGCGTCGCCCGCCGGCTTCATCAACGGCAGCGGCCAGGCCAATGTGAACGCCCAGGCTGTCATCGCCCAGTTCACCCTGCGCGAGCAGCAGGATTATGCCCGCGTCGATATCAGCCTTGCCGCCCCCTTGACCAAGGACGGCAAGCCGCCGCTGGGCGACGTGACACTCAATATGGATGCCCATTCCGCCCTGTGGCCGTTGCTGGGTCTGGCGCAGCCGACGGCTGGCAACATCAAGGCCAGCGCCCATCTGCGCATGCCCGAACCGGGTGGTGCCGTCGATGCGCCCATCGCGCTGGCCGATTGGCAGGCAGAAGCCGTCAATTTCACCTATCCGGGTCTTACCGCGCCGCTCAACGGCACGCTGGGCGGCACGGCTGCTTATGGCGCCGATTGGCTGTCGCTCGAAAAACTCGCTGGCGACATCAAGGGCGGCATCAGTGCCGCCTTCACGGCAAAGGTCAGCGGCAATTTGCGCGCCTCGCCGCTCACCGGGACGCAAGCCCTTGCCGGCGACCTCGACCTCAAGTTGAACGGCGGTGATTTCACTTTTCCCGGCGTCAACGTGACCGGCCTCACCTTGGCCCTGCCGGTCTCCGTTTCCGCCGAACGCGCGGGCGGCGCGACCACGGTCGATATCGCGCTGACCAAGCCCGGCACATTGGGATTCCAGAAACTGGCCGTGGGCGACGGATCGGTGACGTTGCCCAAGGCGACAAATCTTACCTTCAAAGGCGACGGGGCCAGCACGATTCACCTTGCCTGGCGTGATGCAGCCCCCATTGCGGCCGATTTCAGCCTCGCCATCGCCAAATCGAGCTTCACGGTCGAACCAAAGGCCGCGGGCGAACGACTGCTTGTGGCTATGCCAGAAGCCAAGCTCACAGGCCGTTATGCGGCCGATGCCCCCCTTGCCTACACCTTCGACGTCAAGAACGCGCAGGTGGCAGTACCCGCGCGTGCCCTCACCCTCGGCAAGGTCGCCGTCAGTCTCGCCAGCGATGCCAATGGCCTCAGGGCGAAGCTCTCGACCGGGGCGCTGGCCGGTCTCGGCGCCTTCACGCCGGTGAAGGGCACGGCCGAGGCAACGCTGGTGGGCGACAAGGCCAGCTTCAAGGCGCGCTTCCAGGGCGACGATCAGCCGCTCGATCTGAGCCTCACCGGCAAGGCAGATCTCGCCAAGCAGAGCGGCGCGGTCGATCTCAAGCTGGCGCCACTCGATTTCGCCATTGGCGGGCTGCAGCCCTACAACCTGTTCCCGCCCTTGCGCGACTATCTTGACGACATCTCGGGTCGTGTCGAGCTCGAAGGACCCGTGCGTTTCGATAGCGGTGGTTTCACCTCCGATCTCAAGCTGGGCTTGACGCAGATTTCCGGCAAGGTCGGCCCGGTGCAGCTCACCAATGTCAACTCGGTCATCAATATCGATCGGCCCTGGCCGCTCTCCACCAAGCCGGATCAAGTGTTGGCGGTCGAACTGGCCGATATCGGCCTGCCGCTGACCAACGTTCTCTTCCGCTTCAAGGTCAGCGACGGCAAGACTCTGGACCTCAAGGAATCACGCCTTGAGATGACCGGCGGCAAGGTGACGCTCGATCCCGCCATCCTCAGCTTTGACGCGCCGGCCCAGAACCTGATGCTGCGCGTCGAAGGGATTTCGGTGGCCAAGCTTTTCGACACGCTGGGTATCGCGGGCCTCTCCGGCGAAGGCGATGTCTCGGGCGCGGTGCCGGTCACGATCTTCCCCGGCGGCATCGCCATCCCGAATGCCAAGCTGGCGGCGACGGCGCCGGGCGTTCTGCGCTATGATCGCGCCCAGGCGCCGCTCGCCCTGCAAAGCGCCGGGGAGTCGGTCGCCATGGCTCTGGAGGCCCTGGCCGACTTCCATTACGAAAAGTTGATGCTGGATTTGACCCGGAACCTGACCGGGGATGTCAACCTGGGCTTGCATATCAGCGGCCGCAATCCCAGCTTCTATGACGGTTATCCGGTCGAATTCAACCTCTCGGTCGAGGGACGGCTCGACCAGGCGTTGAAGGAAGGCTTGGCCGGCTATCAGGTGCCAGATATGATCCAGCAGCAATTGGAAAAGCTCTCTCCCTGAGGGGACAACTATAAAGGTTCGCATGATGACTGGCCGTCCACATATCCCGCGGGCTTCACAGCAGGCTTTACTGGCCACAGCCCTGCTCGGGCTTGGCCTTGCCGCCTGCAACCCGACCGTCAAGGTCGAGGCACCCGACAAGCCGATCGTGATCAATCTCAACGTCAAGATCGAGCAGGAGGTCCGGATCAAGGTCGACAAGGATGTCGACAATCTGGTCACCTCGAACCCCAATATTTTCTGATCCGGAAAGCAAAGACGATGCGCAACATTCTTCGCAACCTGATGGTCGCCCTGTTGCTGGTGGGCAGTTTGGGCGCCACCAGCCTGCCGGCCCATGCCGACCCGCTCGACGACGCCCGTGCGGCCGGTCAAATCGGCGAACGTGCCGATGGTTATGTGGCACTGGTCGATGCCGGGGCACCCGCCAACGTCAAGCAACTGGTCGACGAGGTGAACGCCAAGCGCCGCGCTGCCTATCAGAAGATCGCTGCTGAAAAGAGCGTGCCGACCGAGCAGATCGCCGCCATCGCGGCCGAGAAGATCATCCGCGAGATCCTGACGCCCGGCATGTACTACATGGATGCCAGCGGCAGCTGGAAGCAGAAGTAACGCGCTTACCCGCCCGGCTAAAGCCGGGCCTGGAAGGGGATGTCCAGCAAGATGAGCCAGCGCAGTCTGCCAGCCGATATCGACGCGACCCTCGCTCTCCTGGGCGAGGGTCGTTACGTTGCCGATCGGGCCCTCGCCACAGCTATCTTCCTTGCCCTGAAACTCGGCCGCCCCCTGTTCCTCGAAGGCGAGGCCGGCGTCGGCAAGACCGAAATCGCCAAGGTGTTGAGCCAGACCCTGGGCCGCGATCTGGTGCGCCTGCAATGTTATGAGGGCCTCGACGTCGCCGCGGCCGTCTATGAATGGAACTATGCGCGCCAGATGCTCGAGATCCGCCTCGCCGAAGCAGCGCATGAGGGGGACAAGAACAAGATCGCGGCCGACATCTTCTCCGAACGCTTCCTGATCAAACGCCCGCTCCTCCAAGCTCTCGAGCCAAACCCCAAGGGCCCGCCAGTCCTCCTCATCGACGAGCTTGACCGGACCGACGAGCCGTTCGAGGCGTTCCTCCTCGAGATCCTCTCGGACTTCCAGGTGACGATCCCGGAAATTGGCGTGGTGAAGGCCGCCGAACCGCCGCTGGTCATCATCACCTCGAACCGCACGCGCGAGATTCACGACGCGATCAAGCGGCGCTGCTTCTATTACTGGGTCGATTACCCCAGCGCCGCGCGCGAACTGGAAATCCTGCGCACCAAGGTTCCAGCGGCCGAGCGCGATCTTGCGGAAGAAATCGTCGCTTTCGTGCAGCGCCTGCGCGCACGCGAATTGTTCAAGCTGCCGGGTGTCGCCGAGACGATCGACTGGGCCGACGCCCTTCTCCAACTCAATCAAACCTCGCTCAGCGCCGAAATGGTCGATAACAGCCTTGGCGCCCTGCTCAAATACCAGGACGACATCGCGAAAATCCGCGGCAGCGAGGCGGCAAAGATCCTCGACGAGATCAAGCTGGAGATCGCCGCCGGCCGGGTCCAGGCCGCGCGCCAGGCCTGACGCGCCATGTCGCTCGAAATCCGCGAAAGCAAGCTGTTCGAGAACATCATGCATTTCGCGCGCGTGCTGCGTGGTGCGGGCCTGCCCATCGGCCCCGGCCAGGTGGTCGAGGCGCTGACCGCTGTGAAAGCGGCCGGCATCGGCAGCCGTGCCGATTTCTACTGGACGCTCCATGCCGTCTTCGTCAACCGCCGCGACCAGCGCGAGTTGTTCGACCAGGCCTTCCATGTCTTCTGGCGCAACCCGCAACTGCTCAACAAGGTGCTGGGCCTGTTGCTGCCGCGCTTCAAGGACGACACGCCGCCGGATGAGGACGAAGCGCTGGCGCCCCGGGTCGCCGACGCCCTTGCGGGTGATCGCCCCATGCAGGTGCCGGACGCCGCCGACCAGGAAGAACTGACGCTCGATGCCAGCCTCACCTATTCCGAACGCGAATTGCTGCAGGCCAAGGATTTCGAGCGCATGACGGCGGCCGAGATTGTCGAAGCCAAGCGCCTCATCAAGAATTTCCGCCTGCCGATCATGGAAGTGCCGACCAGGCGCCACCGGCCCGATCCCAACGGCCGCAGGGTCGATCTCCGCGCGACCTTGCGCGCCAGCTTGCGCAGCGCCGGGACGATTCCGCTGAAATTCAAAAGCCCCAAGCGCCGTCATCCGCCGCTGGTGGTTCTTTGTGACATCTCCGGTTCGATGAGCCGCTATTCGCGTCTCTTTCTCCATTTCCTCCATGCCGTGACCAGCGACCGCGACCGGGTCCATACCTTCCTCTTCGGCACCAGGCTCACCAACATCACCCGCGATCTAAAGGCACGCGACATCGATGTCTCGCTCGACCGGGTATCGAAGCATGTGCAGGACTGGTCCGGCGGCACGCGCATTGGGCCGAGCCTCGCCGAGTTCAACCGCAAATGGGGCCGGCGCGTGCTGGGCCAGGGGGCGCTGGTGCTCCTCATCACCGATGGCCTCGACCGCGACCAGATCGAGGTCTTGGAGGCCGAGATGGAGCGGCTCCATAAATCCTGCCGGCGCCTCATCTGGCTCAACCCTCTGCTGCGTTTCGAAGCCTATCAGCCGATCAGCCAGGGTCCGCGCGTGATGATCCGTCATGTTGACGATTTCCGCGCCATCCATAATCTCAATTCCATGCAGGATCTGACGCAGAGCCTTGCCAATCCCGGCGGCGCGCGTCTCGAAATGAGGGCCGCATGATGCACAAGGACGAAGACCTGCTGCAGGTCGCCGGCGATTGGAAACGCGCTGGACATGATGTCGCCGTGGCGACCGTGACCGCCACCTGGGGCTCGTCCCCACGCCAGGCCGGCAGCCAGATGATTGTCGACAATCAGGGCCGCATGCTGGGCTCCGTCTCCGGCGGCTGCGTCGAAGGCGCCGTCGTGCGCGAGGCGATGGAGATCATGGCTGACGGCAAGCCGCGCCTCCTCGATTTCGGCATCACCAATGAACAGGCCTGGGAAGTGGGCCTGGCGTGCGGCGGCAAGCTGCAGATTTATGTCGAGCGCGTCGAATGAAACTGGCGCTCATCGAGGAACTGGCGGACCTTGCCGCCCGGCGCCAGCCGGCGGCCCTGATCACCGATCTCGCCAGCGGCGCGCAGCGGATCGAAACCGCGGCAACTGCCACCGGCGCGGTCGCCGAGGCCATCGCCGCCGACCGAAGCGGCGAGATCGAGAGCGACGGGCGTAAGTGCTTCGCCCTCATCCGCAACCCCTCTCCCCGTATCATCATCGTCGGCGCCGTCCACATCACCCAGGCCTTGGCGCCGATGGCGGCGCTTGCCGGCTACGATGTCGTCATCGTCGACCCGCGCGGCGCCTTTGCGACATCTGAGCGATTTCCCGGCACGACCCTGTCGCAGGATTGGCCGGATGACGCCCTCAATGCCTTGAAGCCCGATACGCGCTCGGCCGTGGTGACCCTGACCCACGACCCCAAGCTCGACGACCCGGCGCTCATCGTCGCCTTGCGCAGCCCAGCCTTCTATATCGGCTCATTGGGCAGCAAGAAGACCCATGCCAGCCGGTTGGCGCGCCTCAAGGAACAGGGTTTCGGCGACAACGAGATTGCCCGCATCCACGGGCCGGCGGGCCTCGATATCGGCGCCAAATCGCCGGCCGAGATCGCCGTCGCGGTGCTGGCGCAATTGACCGCCGCGCGGCATCAGAAGCCGACCCAGCGATGATCTTTGCCGAACTGCCGCTCGATGAATGTGAAGGCGCGCTGCTTGCCCATTCGCAGCGCGTGGGCGCGGAGATGTTCCGCAAGGGCCGCATTCTCGGGGGCGCCGATATCGACGCCCTGCGCGCGGCCGGCCTCACGCAACTCACCGTCGCCAAGCTGGAACCCGGCGATATCGGCGAGGACGACGCCGCGCATCGGCTCGCCGCTTCCCTCATCGGCAAGACCGGCGATCTGCGCCTCGACCCCGCCTTTGCGGGGCGCGTCAACATTCACGCAGCCGCCGCCGGCGTGGTTGCCCTGGCACCCACCGCCATCGACGCCCTCAACGCGGTTGACGAGGCGGTAACGCTGGCCACCCTGCCGCCCTTCAGCGCGGTGACGGCGGGGCAGATGGTGGCGACGCTGAAGATCATCCCCTATGCCGTCGCGGGCGATGTGCTGGACAAGGCCTTGGCGCGCATCGCCGCGGCCCCGGCGCCGCTCCTGCGCCTCCATCCCTATCGCCCACAGCGCGTGGTGCTCATCCAGACCGAATTGGCAGGGATCAAGGCCAGCGTGTTGGACAAGACCGAGCGCGTCACGGCGGAGCGGCTAGCCACGATGGGCCAGGCGGAACCCGCCACCGCGCGCTGCCCGCACAATCAGGCGGCCCTTGCCGATGCCTTGCAGCGCGCACGCGATGACGGTGCCGAGATGGTGCTGGTGGTGGGTGCTTCCGCGATCAGCGACCGCCGCGACGTCATCCCGGCAGCGATCACGGCACTGGGCGGGACGATCGATCACTTCGGCATGCCGGTCGATCCCGGCAACCTGCTGCTGCTGGCGCATATGGGCAAGGTGCCGGTCCTCGGCCTTCCCGGCTGCGCGCGCTCGGCCCGCCTCAATGGCTGCGACTGGGTGATGCAGCGGCTCCTCGCTGGCCTCTCTGTCGGCCCTGCCGATATCCGGGCGCTCGGCATCGGCGGCCTGCTCGCTGAAATCCCCAGCCGCCCCTTGCCGCGCGAGGCCCGGCCGCAGGCGCAACAGCCCAAGGTCGCCGCCATCGTGCTGGCCGCCGGCCGTTCCAGCCGCATGGGCCGCAACAAGCTGCTGCTCGATTGGAACGGCAAGCCGATCGTCGCCCATGTGCTCGACAAGCTTGCCGGCATCGGCTTTGCCGAGACGGTGGTGGTGATCGGCCACCAGGCCGGCAAGGTGAAGGCGGCGTTGAGCGACCGGCCCGGCCTCAAGATCGTCGAGGCGCGCGATTACGCCAGCGGCATGGCGGCCTCGCTGAAAGCCGGCCTCAAGGCCCTCGCCCCCGGCAGCGATGCCGCCCTGGTCATTCTCGGCGACATGCCGCAGATCTCGGCCGATCTGCTGAAGCGTCTCATCGCCGCCTATCAGCCGCTCGAAGGCCGCGCCATCGTGCTGCCCGTGGCCGATGGCAAGCGCGGCAACCCGGTCCTCTTCGACCGGCGCTTCTTCGCCGAGATGCTGCTGCTCGAAGGCGATGTCGGCGCCCGCCATATCATCGGCGGAAATGCCGAACTGGTGGCGGAAGTGCCGGCCCCGGCGCAGGAGATCTTCATCGATGTCGACACGCCGGAAGCCTATCAGCAGCTTCTGGCCGGCACCACGCCATGAGCAACGCCCTCTACCACGAAGCCCTCGTCGCCAAGGCGCGGAGCGGCACCGGCAAGGGCCGCCTTGCCGATCCGCAAGCCAGTGCCCGGCTCGACAACCCGCTTTGCGGCGACCGTGTCACCATCGACCTCCATCTCCAAAATGGCCGCATCACGAAAGTCGGCCACGAGGTGAAGGGCTGCCTGCTCTGCGAAGCCGCAGCCGCCACCATTGCCGAACTCGCCCCCGGCAAATCGCCGGATGAGGCGCGCGACCTTGCCGCCGCCGTCACCCGCATGATGAAGGAAGGCATCGCACCGCCTGAGCCCGCACTCGACATCTTCACGCCGGTCATCACGGCGAAGTCCCGCCGCGACTGCGTGATGCTGCCCTTCGGCGCACTCATCAAGGCGCTCGCCGACCAATAGGCCTCGCTCCGTCTTCCCATTTTCAAGGCGTCAGCCGGTTCGCCGTCGTGCGCGTGCGCCACAAGGAATAGACGACACCGGCCGACAAGATGCCGAAGGTTATGCCCAGCGACCAGCCCGCCGGGAACTTCTCCCAGCCGAGGAGGTCGGCCACGAAGATCTTCGAACCGATGAAGACCAGCAGGATCGCCAAGGCCTGCTTGAGATAGGCAAAGCGGTGCAGCACGGCAGCCAGCGCGAAATAGAGCGCGCGTAAGCCGAGGATCGCGAAGATGTTCGAGGTGTAGACGATATAGGGGTCGGTGGTGATGGCGAAGATCGCCGGCACCGAATCCACCGCGAAAATCACGTCGGCGATCTCGATAAGCACGAGGGCCAGGAACAGGGGCGTCACGAATGTCGCCAGGCGCCCGCTCTTCTCATCCGTCTGGCGCACAAAGAAGTTCTGGCCATGATGCTGGCGGGTCACCCGCAGATGCTTGTACATCCATTTGAGCAGCGGGTTGTCAGCGAGGTTGTTCTCCTTCTCGCTGATGAACAGCATCTTGATGCCGGTCACGATGAGGAAGGCGGCGAAGATATAAAGCACCCAGTGGAATTCGCTGACGAGGGCGGCACCAAAGCCGATCATCACCGCACGCAAGGTGATGGCACCCAGGATGCCCCAGAACAGCACGCGGTGCTGATAGGCGCGCGGCACTGCGAAAAAGGTAAAGATGAGGGCGATGACGAAGACATTGTCGAGCGCCAGGCTCTTCTCGACCACGAAGCCGGTCAGATATTCGAAGCCCGATTTGGCGCCGAGCTGCCACCAGACGAAGCCACCGAAGGCGAGGCCCAGCACGATGTAGAGGCTGGAGAGGGCGAGGCTTTCGCGCACGCCGATCTCGTGGCCAGCACCACCTTTGCCCTTGTGCAGAACCCCGAGGTCGAAGACCAGCAGCGCAATGACGATGCCGATGAAGCCGAACCACATCCACAGTGGCTGGCCGAGAAAGAGAGAGGTGAAGAAGGTTTCCATGACGTTCCCCGATATGAATTGCCTGGGGAGCACGGCTGGAAACGGTCGAGAAATCGTCCGGACCCAACATCGAGCTTACCCCGATGCGGTCCGACATCACGATATCCAAGACCATCGTCCATATAAGAACATGGTCCAAAAAAGAGATATCGCCAGAGGGGCCCGGCCCGCGACCCGCGATATGGGGCGGGGACCCGCGCGTTGCAAGCCCCCCTCTTGTATTTTTACCAGCCACATATTCGTCGCTGGCTCATACCCTGATCCATTGGTTGCATTTCCATTTGTGCGGCCTATCAAAAGAACTAGAGTGACCTGACCCATGGGGATCTTTGGTGATGAGGGGCAGGCGGTCATGTTCGATTTCGACAACGCGAAATTCATCGATGGCTACAAGCAGCGCTTCGGCCCGGTCACCGCAGACCTCGCCGGCGCCATCGAATTCCTGCTCGGCAAGATCGAGGCCGACACGCGCTTTACCGAGAACCCGGTCGATCGCTGGAAGATCGCCTATTGCCTTGCCACCTTCAAATGGGAGACGGCACACACCCTGCGCCCGATCGACGAGCATGGCGGCGATGCCTATTTCAACAAGCGCTATGCACCGGGAACGACGGCCGGCACCAATGTCGGCAATACCCAGCCCGGCGACGGCGCTCGCTATCACGGCCGCGGCTTCGTGCAATTGACCGGGCGCTTCAATTACGACCGCGCCGGCAAGTTCTTTAAAGTCGACCTCATCGGCAATCCGGACCGCGCCAAGGAACCGGAACTGGCTTACGAGATTGCGATGGAGGGCATGACCAAGGGCTGGTTCACCGGCGCCAAGCTGGCAAAGTTTTTCAAACCGGGCGCCCCGCCCAATTACGAGGACGCCCGCACCATCATCAACGGCCACGACAAGGCGCAGACCATTGCCGACCTTGCCCGCCGCTTCGATGAGCTGCTCGCCAACGCCCTGCCGGCATAGACCGAGCGTCAGGCCGTGATGTCACCACGCCCCGGCGCGCGCTTGCGGCCGGTGAACATGGCGCGCACCAGATTCTCGCGGTGGCGCAGGCTGGCGACGACGACACCGGCCACATGCAGCCCGACCAGGGCCAGCAGGATGTTGGCCAGCGCCTCATGCGTTTCCTCGACCCAGTCGACACCCCAGAAGGCGTCGGTGGTATAGAGCCAACCCGTGAGGCACAGGCCAGCCATCACCGTGATGAGTGCCAGGATCATGAGGCCGCCTGCCGGATTGTGGCCGAGATAGCGCGCCTCGCGTCCTTTCAGGATATCGATGAGATAGCCGGCGACGGATCGGGGCGTGCGCAGGAACTGGCCGAAGCGGGCATAGCGCGATCCCGCCACACCCCAGACGAGGCGCAGCGCAATCAATGAAGCCGCGGCATAGCCCGCCCATTGATGCAGATTGCGCCCGTCTTCCGAACTCGCCCAAGCGATGGCGAAACTCGCCACCAGGCACCAATGGAACACCCGCACGAACGGGTCCCACACCTTTACCGTCGCCGACATGCTCTCAATCCTCTTGCGCCTTGACCAGGGAGAAGGTCTTCGGGTCGTAATAGTTCTCGATCCGCTTGCCGTCCTTGTCGGTGCCGTAGACTTCGTAGCAGCCTTCGTCGATCTTGATCTTCTTGATCGTCACACCTTCGCTCTCCAGCTGCTTCTGCAGGGCGTCCTGGGGCTGCCATTCGCTTTCCGGGACGCTGCACAGATCGGCGGCACTGGCGGCACCGGCGCCGATCGCACTGAGGAACAAGGTGGTGATGAGAACGCGTTTCATTTTGAAGAACCTCGTGATGGGGTTGTCGAACGAGGAGGACCATCGCGGGTCAAGCTGACGCCAGGCTGAAGGGATAGCACTTTTTTCTTCAGCTTCGCGTAATCTGGGTCCGGCACGATGCGCGCCGCAGATAACGGGGCCTTGGACCATGCGTGTGCTTTTGATCGAGGACGAACCGGCTTTGGGTGCCGCAGTCGAGGAACACATCCGCGAGTCCGGCCACGCCGTTGACCGCGTGCTGCGGCTGGATGACGCAGAAGCCGCCTTGCGCGCCGTCGATTACGGGCTGGTCCTCCTTGATCTCAATCTGCCGGACGGCTCCGGCCTCACCTTACTGAAGGCAATGCGCCGCGCCGGCGACGCGCGCCCGGTCATCATCCTCACCGCCCGCGACCAGGTGCGCGACCGCATCGACGGGTTGAATGCCGGGGCCGATGATTACCTGGTGAAGCCCTTCGACCTTGACGAACTCGCCGCCCGTGTCGCCGCCGTGGCGCGGCGCAGCGGCGGCAACCCCAACACCATCATCCGCCTGCGCGATATGGAGATCGACACGGCGGCGCGCCATCTGAAGATAGATGGGAAGCGCGTCGACCTCACCTCCCGTGAATGGGCCATCCTCGAAGCCCTGCTGCGTCGCCCCGGCGCCATCATCAGCAAGGAACAGCTGGAAGACGCGCTCTATTCCTTCGACCAGGAGGTCGAGAGCAACACGATCGAGGTGCATGTGAGCCGCCTGCGCAAGAAGCTCGGCAAGGATGTGATCTCGACCATCCGCGGCGTCGGCTACCGGCTCGAGGACAACTGATGCCACAAACCATGCCCAGCCGATGGTCCCTGGCCCGACGCCTTGTCACCCTGCTGACCCTAGGGCTCGGCGTGCTATGGCTCGCCGCCGTCGGCATCTCCACCGGCCTGGTCTGGCATGAAATCGACGAAGTGCTGGATAGCGCGCTGCAGGAAACCGCCCAGCGCCTGTTGCCCTTGGTGGTCGCCGACCTCGGCGAGCATGACGAGACGGAGGGCGAGCGCACCATCGGCGACGCGGTCGAAGGGCACCGCGAATACATCCTCTATCAGGTGCGCGATGCGGACGGACGCGTCGTCCTGCGCTCGCATGATGCGCCGGCCGAGGCCCTGCCCGTACCGCTGGCGCCGGGCTTTGCCACCATCGACGGCCGCCGCTTCTATACCGAAATGTCGGCCGCGACCGGCATCGCCGTGCAGGTGACCGAGAAACCAGGGCACCGCTTCGAGACCATTCTCGACAGCGTCGTTGGCCTGCTGCTACCCATCGTCCTGGTGCTACCCTTGGCCGGCATCGCCGTCTACTGGACCGTGCGCCAATTGGTCCGCCCGATCGACTCCGTGCGCCAGGCGATCGGCACCCGCAGCGGCACCGATCTCGCCCCCATCGATGGCGCCGCCTTGCCGATCGAGCTGCAGCCGATCATCACCGACGTCAACCGGCTGCTGGACCGGCTCGATCTTGCCTTGGCGGGCGAACGTGCCTTTGCCGCCAACAGCGCCCATGAGCTGCGCACCCCAATCGCCGCCGCCCTGGCCCAGCTGCAGCGCCTCTCCGCCGATCTCGGCGGCACCGCGCACAAGGCGCGGATCGATCTCATCCTCGGCTCGCTGCGCCGGCTTGGCAACATGGTCGAAAAAATGCTGCAGCTGGCCCGCGCCGACAGCGGCATCGCCATCACCGGCGAAAGCGCCGACCTGCTCCCTGTCCTCACTTTGCTGGTTGATGAATTGCGCCGCAGCAGCGGCGGTTCCAGCCGCATCGTCCTCACCGAGCCGGACATCACGCAGTGGCCGCGGCGCATCGACATCGACGCCTTCGGCATCGTCCTGCGCAATCTGGTCGACAATGCGCTCATCCACGGCGACCCATCGCATCCCGTCAATATCTTCCTCGATGCGGCCGGCGATCTGCACGTCGTCAATCGCGGTCCGGTTGTGGCGCCCGACAAGCTGCACCAGCTCACCGAACGCTTCCGCCGTGGCGCCACCGAGGCGCCGGGTTCGGGTCTCGGCCTTGCCATCGTCGAGACGATCCTGCGCCAGGCCGGCGGTACGCTCGCCCTCAGTTCACCGGCCAAGGGCACGGCGGATGGATTCGAGGCCGTCGTCTCCCTGCCCTGAGCCAAGCCTCTCGCCAGTTCTGCGGCATTGCAGCCACAGTGCCGGCGCTGTCGCATGTTC containing:
- a CDS encoding AAA family ATPase; amino-acid sequence: MSQRSLPADIDATLALLGEGRYVADRALATAIFLALKLGRPLFLEGEAGVGKTEIAKVLSQTLGRDLVRLQCYEGLDVAAAVYEWNYARQMLEIRLAEAAHEGDKNKIAADIFSERFLIKRPLLQALEPNPKGPPVLLIDELDRTDEPFEAFLLEILSDFQVTIPEIGVVKAAEPPLVIITSNRTREIHDAIKRRCFYYWVDYPSAARELEILRTKVPAAERDLAEEIVAFVQRLRARELFKLPGVAETIDWADALLQLNQTSLSAEMVDNSLGALLKYQDDIAKIRGSEAAKILDEIKLEIAAGRVQAARQA
- a CDS encoding vWA domain-containing protein, encoding MSLEIRESKLFENIMHFARVLRGAGLPIGPGQVVEALTAVKAAGIGSRADFYWTLHAVFVNRRDQRELFDQAFHVFWRNPQLLNKVLGLLLPRFKDDTPPDEDEALAPRVADALAGDRPMQVPDAADQEELTLDASLTYSERELLQAKDFERMTAAEIVEAKRLIKNFRLPIMEVPTRRHRPDPNGRRVDLRATLRASLRSAGTIPLKFKSPKRRHPPLVVLCDISGSMSRYSRLFLHFLHAVTSDRDRVHTFLFGTRLTNITRDLKARDIDVSLDRVSKHVQDWSGGTRIGPSLAEFNRKWGRRVLGQGALVLLITDGLDRDQIEVLEAEMERLHKSCRRLIWLNPLLRFEAYQPISQGPRVMIRHVDDFRAIHNLNSMQDLTQSLANPGGARLEMRAA
- a CDS encoding XdhC family protein, producing MKLALIEELADLAARRQPAALITDLASGAQRIETAATATGAVAEAIAADRSGEIESDGRKCFALIRNPSPRIIIVGAVHITQALAPMAALAGYDVVIVDPRGAFATSERFPGTTLSQDWPDDALNALKPDTRSAVVTLTHDPKLDDPALIVALRSPAFYIGSLGSKKTHASRLARLKEQGFGDNEIARIHGPAGLDIGAKSPAEIAVAVLAQLTAARHQKPTQR
- a CDS encoding XdhC family protein; its protein translation is MMHKDEDLLQVAGDWKRAGHDVAVATVTATWGSSPRQAGSQMIVDNQGRMLGSVSGGCVEGAVVREAMEIMADGKPRLLDFGITNEQAWEVGLACGGKLQIYVERVE
- a CDS encoding YdbL family protein; its protein translation is MRNILRNLMVALLLVGSLGATSLPAHADPLDDARAAGQIGERADGYVALVDAGAPANVKQLVDEVNAKRRAAYQKIAAEKSVPTEQIAAIAAEKIIREILTPGMYYMDASGSWKQK
- a CDS encoding intermembrane phospholipid transport protein YdbH family protein, which gives rise to MLRLTLLLIIAATLATFFRLELVNRAGPWLLARELDVPVELGVARFDWNQSHIDRLILGSQRDIVVEDVTLTYDPLSARLQSVEIGRVALLARYDPGKGPGISLGDLDPLVERLRAMASAPGDPDAASAPLPDMLVKSFEIGLASPAGFINGSGQANVNAQAVIAQFTLREQQDYARVDISLAAPLTKDGKPPLGDVTLNMDAHSALWPLLGLAQPTAGNIKASAHLRMPEPGGAVDAPIALADWQAEAVNFTYPGLTAPLNGTLGGTAAYGADWLSLEKLAGDIKGGISAAFTAKVSGNLRASPLTGTQALAGDLDLKLNGGDFTFPGVNVTGLTLALPVSVSAERAGGATTVDIALTKPGTLGFQKLAVGDGSVTLPKATNLTFKGDGASTIHLAWRDAAPIAADFSLAIAKSSFTVEPKAAGERLLVAMPEAKLTGRYAADAPLAYTFDVKNAQVAVPARALTLGKVAVSLASDANGLRAKLSTGALAGLGAFTPVKGTAEATLVGDKASFKARFQGDDQPLDLSLTGKADLAKQSGAVDLKLAPLDFAIGGLQPYNLFPPLRDYLDDISGRVELEGPVRFDSGGFTSDLKLGLTQISGKVGPVQLTNVNSVINIDRPWPLSTKPDQVLAVELADIGLPLTNVLFRFKVSDGKTLDLKESRLEMTGGKVTLDPAILSFDAPAQNLMLRVEGISVAKLFDTLGIAGLSGEGDVSGAVPVTIFPGGIAIPNAKLAATAPGVLRYDRAQAPLALQSAGESVAMALEALADFHYEKLMLDLTRNLTGDVNLGLHISGRNPSFYDGYPVEFNLSVEGRLDQALKEGLAGYQVPDMIQQQLEKLSP
- a CDS encoding YnbE family lipoprotein; amino-acid sequence: MMTGRPHIPRASQQALLATALLGLGLAACNPTVKVEAPDKPIVINLNVKIEQEVRIKVDKDVDNLVTSNPNIF